The Aquila chrysaetos chrysaetos chromosome 11, bAquChr1.4, whole genome shotgun sequence sequence ACAGTAGATTCCTGTTTTATCTAAAATTCTACAGGCTTATTAAAtcatacattttatttgttgcCACTTAGTTCTAAAGCTAAAGCTCACAAGAGCATTTAAAGGCACTTATTCTCTATCTCAGCCATTAGCTAGGATATGATTTTTATACATCATTCTTACAGAGTCTACCAATggataggagaaaaaaaaaataaaagacaaatcaAATGCCATATGATCATATTTATTCCAAAGGAAGACTTTCAAGGCAATTACGAATCGATCATATGTCATCACTGAAACTAGACGATCGATAGATCAATTTTTTGAAATTGTACTAAGAACCATCACAACTCTACCAAACATTTGTAGTTTACAGTGCAATgcattatttctaaataatgcATCCCAAAGCTGTTTTTTGCAGGAGAATGtaactaaaaaataaagcatcagtCTGAGTTAGTAGACCTTGCTTCAGTCTGTGGaacctcttaatttttttcagtgcaaatataACTCCCCCTTCGCAAACTGTAATTTTGCTACGGAGCATATAGGAGCTGTCTTTTCTGGTATGCACAGTAGTGACGTAGGTGAGAAATTTCCAAGCATCTCCAGACCATAGGCTGAAAAGCACCGATTTGGTGCTACCAGGCAAATGGTAGTAATGCTCTGAAATTCATCGAAGTGGTGCAAATTTCTCAAAACAGGAAGATTATAAGGCTAGGGCAATTCACCATCTACttgataaaatacagaatacataaatgcagcaataaaaatgaattcagTATTGAGCAATAAATACGGAagttcaagagagaaaaaaattcaagttcaTTGCCTAAGGGtttcaaaacagattaaaaaaaaaaaaaaaaaatactagtttgACATTTACCAGCACTACTAACTCTGTAATTCTACATGAACAAGttcaataaaaggaaaacagactaGTCTACCACATGAGTTTTGTATGTCAATAGATACATTGGTGGGTTTCCTAATAATAGTCATCGGTACATTTTACACCACAAAAACTGGGCATACCTGCACCCTTGAATTTATCCAGAAGTCCTATTTTTATCCTCATACTTGTGTATTAAAACTCTATAAAAATTTGTAACACACAGGAGAAGTTTCTGCAAACAACTAATAATTACTAACTGGCTAAGATCATATTTTCCAACATTTTTATCAGCACAATTTTGTCTACTGAACATTGCTTACTAATATTTAGGATACTACTGTATGATTTTCAAGTTTGTATCATAATGACATGGTCAGTTAATCTAACAGTTGGCTTCCttttaaaaggctgaaaatACTCCTAAATTAATGAAGTCAAAGTGTCTGAAAGTCGAAGAAATAACATGCTATTAGAAGCAGTCTGTTCAActcaaaattaagaaaaacgTTTACATTACATGTAAAATATGCTCAGGTTGCTATCACTGGTTTACATGATGGTATATTTAGAATTAACATAGAATAGGCTTCTATATTGCATTTGTTTATATGAAGTAAAtcaaagtttctttaaaatgcctgtttttATGGTAGAAGTGTATTATATTCTACGTATACACTTACAAGATGACTTACAGACACCAAATAGTTTTTGAAAACCAAATATGCATTATTAAATTTTACGATAATATTTAGACATATAAAAATGGCATACGAGGCAGCAGGGATTTCCCATGAGGAAGTATAGCCTCGATATATTCAGAAGCCTAAAGATGTTGCAGATCACTAATAAGCCTTCCTTTACGTGGTAAGACCCAGTTATTTGCAATCCcttacattatttttcctttaagctaTCACATACGTgcacaaaaaacccctgtgtGCTCTTAATATGTGCACAGAAGTTTACAGCCGTATCTCTAAAGCCTTCATGTGGTCTGAAAATACAGAGACTGAAATCTGTGCCTTTCATCTGCATTTGGAACTTGGAAAGTTTAACTCCACTCTGCTTATTAACACATTTAGTCTTTGAGTATACTTCCGTATCATAAAACTGACAGCAATAAAATTTACATTATAAGGTAAGCTACAagtctccttttccttcattaaCAAATCAGTCTGGAAATTCAACACTATAATTCACCTTATAGTGCAGTGACTTTGCAGAGTTTCGGATTAAGAGTAGTGGCCCTGCAAAGATTTACTTACGTACCTAAGCTTTACCTGCTGACACAGACTTGAACAGGACTGCTGGGAAGCCACTGCTCCTTGTAATTGAGGCGTGAATCATATAAAATAGGTCTCCTTCCTAGAAATGCCCATTGCATTGCTGAACTGAGGGGAAGAAATCTGGACAGCATCAATAAATGGAGAACTGAAAGGGAAGGATTTATTTAATTGAATATAACATGCTATGGGGAACCTGAAATAATAAAGGTGGTGGTTTCCATAACTTACCCTGAAGATTTTATACTAACTTAAGGCTTCTCcgtgcatcactttttttattatttaatagtTTATTTCCATATTCAAACATAAGGGAACACTGCTTAAGGGTAATCAGCTGGAAGTTTATAAACAAATCAAGgctaaaaactgaaaaataagctcTGTGattacttaaatatttagcTTAGCAAATCATCTCATGCAATCAGGGTTTGTTTAGAGTAACTACAGACAAAAAGTTTAAATCTATTATCTGTATTTAATTGGCATCTGCGActaaaattcaaattcaaagcCTTTATTAGCCCCCTGACAGAGTAAGCCATAAACTCTGCAGTACTCATGCAAACTCCATCTCAGTAGTTTTCTAAAGTATCCAAAAATCCTGCAGCTTCTTTCGTATTTCACAGCCGCGCATTTTATGTATGCCAGCCCTGCCTTGTGTTCCAGAAAACACTACTGAGCTGAGTAATGGGCAGCAGAATTACAGATAAGTagtgcagggaaaggaaaacacattacGACAAGATTTCCTTTTACAGTCTCCCAGCCCGGCGCGGGCTGTGCCCATGGCACGCTCCCATTCCCCAGGAAATCGGTATGAATGTTGGCACGAACGTCAGCGGGATGAGGACAGACCTCTAGCACAGTCCGGTCTCAAGTACAGGTTGAACGATTAAGCAAGGCCTCCCAGGAGACGACGTTGTAAATGCTAGAGCCCAAGTAAGGCAAAATTGGAGTCAAAACCTTGtccagaacaaaaataaaacaaaacaaaaaagtattatATAAACTCTCCTATATTAAATATTGAACTAGCAATCAACTGTTTGCTCAACCATTCTTTTATCAAATGTGCACATATAGGTCTTCTTGGAGACACGGAGATCCCAgtaagacttaaaaaaaaatctagttcttTTGGTTGTTGTCATTCTTAATCACAGATATCAATAAAATTATTAGTCCAAGCTACTAGTGGGAATAGAAAACTTTAGATTAGCTAAATCAATCAGGCCTGTGCAACTGGGAAGGGAGACAAGCAATTTTTGAAGAATCAATTTATTGGCTATTAAAGACATGCTTAAAATTAACTGCATCACAGAATATAGTACACCATTTATCTATTTCTATTCTGTAGAATATTGCCAGACTTCTGGTTTCATCTGGGTTATGGACTCCATTAATTCCATCTGTTAAATCATTCCAAACAGACCCAGCGATCCTGCAGCCCCAAAGATTATGGGATTAAAGTGGTAtctgaaataatctgaaaatcGAGACGGGTCAGAGGTACGCTAATAAAATATCAAGccaatactttaaaataaagtgtatGTTAGTGGATCCTACTGTTAAAGAACCGAGTGCCAGAAAACTCACTTTGACAACTCCGAGGTATCCTAAGAGAAGTTTGTAGTAAGTGACTTTCAGATCTGACAACCAATTTTTGTAAGCCTCTTTTATGGGTAAAAATGTGTGCCCTCTTTTCAGACGTAATTACTGAGTATTCCCCATCTTTGTAAATGCAACATTTCCTATTTACTACAATTTCTTAGTAGTACATGAGCTCACATTAGCAGATTTGAAAACTAATGGATATAATGGCTGTTGTATTACTGTATTTAGTTTTTTTGGAAAACTCACTAATTTACCAGACCATTATGGAAGATTTGCTTCCAGTAGTTCTACATTAATGAAAgtgcaggttttggttttgacagtAGTTTTTACAACGTATTTTAGCTGTCTCTAAAGCTAACGTCTGTCCGATTGCAAGCTAATGGGTGAGGTTTGTATCTTATACAGCACTTCGTTATTTGCTAAAGCATTCCAAAATTCCACCCctagatagacagacagacagatggatgGATGTTTGCATTTCCTACCACCACCATCTTTGGAAGCTGTGAACCAGTGCGCTCTGTATATGCAGAATGTCTCTCAAATAAAGGCATAAGTTCACTCAGCAAACATTACTATAATTAAAAGACAGCCCAAAACAGCCAGTACAGGATACTAATGTTCCCCACAAGCACAACTGACTCCTTATTTAGGGTTTCAACTGGAACAAAAAATTCTTGTCATTCATATGTAGTTAATTtatttccacacacacacaaaaatttgtCTATATTTGTACATCTTGTATTAAAGGCATAGGGATAACTTATCTTACCGCCCAGCAGGGCACAAAGTACAAAAGATCACTCTACCACCCTGCTCCGCTTCAATTTTATCTTCAGGGTTCCCTctagcttttccattttataatctcttttccccaaaaagaGGGGCTAGGTCACCCTGGTATCAGATACTAGGCCTGTATATACATACCTAGTTTGTAGACTAGTTATCTAGCAATCTCAGATTCCattatttgaacatttttgtcctgaatcttccctctttttgctttcttctgcagacTTTCTACTACATCACACACAGAGATTCAGATAGAAACTTCCCCTTCTGAAATGACTGCTGCTCCCTCACTGCTACCTGAACCTAACAAGTTAGatagaaaaaagcaaactagATGGATTCTAGAATATTTCAGTTACTTGTTTGCACATTACTCGGGGGAAgtaaaacatggaaaaagaaaaccccaaaacataaTGACACATTTGCATGGGattttttgaaagcaatttgATAACCCAGAAGTCCAACCTGGCCGTATACAGATTGTCTGCCATGCACATTTGTGTGTCTTAATAACTTCTGGGAAATGTTActatgacttttaaaaaagcataaatattcaATATGccattgaaaataatttctccattatgttttcttaaattaaaactaaatacaGACTAGTCATAAGGATTCACTCACTTGTGCCACTGAGTTGACTTTATAAAACATACACACTATTGTGGCACTTAACTCTTCAAGAGTcccacattttttatttaatagaccaaagaattttaattacaaatgtatttcaaataccACACCTGAAAGTCCCTTTACTCATTTTACATTGTCCTCTGAGTCCCTCAGAGAGTACATCAGTGTTTAAATAGGAGATACATGCAGAATACTTGGGTTAAGTGGGAATTTGCTAATTCAGTAAACCTCAGCATTAGGGAGAAATTTGTGCTATAAGAGAGTAAAAATGACAACTTCAAATGAGGTGTAAAAATGAGGTCTTAACTATCCAGTTACTACAGATCCCATACGATCTGTACAACGATAgagctgttgggtttttcttgCTATGTGCTGTGTTAAGCAGTTGGCATCTTTTCATCCTTAAGGAGGTGCTTATATTTCAATTGCAGATTAAGTAATTTCTGTGAATCATCACAGGTTTtttgtggggttgtttttttgggttttttttagtgcttcAGGATCCTTTGGGATAAGAAGCTTTATTATGAAGGCATATTACTGCTTCTAGTAAAGGATGGGTTGTTTTGCATTTGAAGCAAAACCTTAATTGATGCACTGCTGACTTCTTCCACAAACTTCCATAGTTCATAAATTTTATGCATACAGCAGTACCAACCAGTTGCTGataataattaatatatatccaggttttctgtttagctatgaggtaatttttttttaaaaatccaaatagTGACACCTCTAATGACCAATTAATTTCTGGCAAAAATGCAGAGtacattacacagaaaaaacGCGTTTTGTAAGCAAGCATGCTGTAAAAAATAATGCCAGTTTGACACTTCTTGCTACTAAACATTTGCGTTAGAGGAGTATTAAGGGTGGTCAGTGCTCTAgacttttctttatttgtacaaagacacttgtttttcattttccctgtaCTCTCTATTAACTATCAAGTAAATTCAGATGACTCGCTTCCTGAGAGCCTGTATTCCCTTGGAGTGAAGTCCAAGTGCTGAGCTAGCCCCCCCGGCATGACAACCACGGTGCCTGTCCTCTGAAAAGGGGGCTGGAAAAAACTTCTAGTGCCACGAAAACCAGGTTGAGCCCCGCTCCTCTCTGAGGTGCCACGAAAACCAGGTTGAGCGCCACTCCTCTCTGAGAAGCGGGCCTTAACAATTCGAAGTAAAAAGCACGATTTTCTAGCAAGACACCAAAGTCTAATGTGAAGGACTATGATTTACGGGAATCGAGCAAAAAGGTTGCGAGCGGGAGCAGTTTCAGTCAAAGCGGAGGAAGTTAGCGCAAATATTGCAAACTTGGGGGGAGAAGTACCATTTCTGTTGTAACGTGAGGCTTTTGGAACTGTTTTTGAATGCAGGCATCATGGTGAGTAAGGAGCCCGGCAAATGCTTACTCACCACCTCGGAAAGCGAAGTTGAGCCAGCGGCTTCACTCGCGTTGGAGATGAAATACGCACTGGATCCCAACCGGCAGATTAAGAAACGAAACAAAGCCCTCCAGGTGAGATTTAAAGATATCTGCGAGGCCCAGAACGAGCAGAGGGACAAACAGCTGTCCACCACCCAGGATCCCGACAAGAGAGAAGCCAAGCCCGTTTCCTACAAAACGGCTTATCGCAAGTACATGACAGTGCCTGCCCGGAGGTCAATACCCAACGTCACCAAGAGCACAGGAGTTCAGACTTCACCCGATCTTAAAAAGTGTTACCAGACCTTTCCTCTGGACCGGAAAAAAGGGAATATTCTTAAAAGCGCCTCGACCGTCGACACCTTCAAGGGTCAGAACAACGGGTTTCTAATAGACGTCAAGGACAAAGACGGCGGGAGCTCAGGGGAGGCCGTTCAGTGGAGCAAGAAGGCCGGCAGCCTGCAGACGGCAGAGTTCGTTTCCCACGTCAACGAGCGCGCCAACACGGGATCTCACGACAACGGGGCCGAGGCCTGGAAAAGCAGCGATTTGCACAGCTCTCCCGAAgagccgccgcctcctcctcctcctcctctcccaaacTCGGCCGACCCCGCTGCCGACCGGCCGCCCGGCCGAGGGAGgcaggcggcggggcggccggggggcgAGGAGGCCGCCCAGCCCCTCCACGGGAGGGTCTTCAAGACTGAAGTGGCCACCGTTTATTTACCGGCGGCCGGTTCAAACGCCTCGCAGCCCGACCTGCCAAACCTCGCGGCCGAGACCGACTGGTCGCCGTGCCCGACAGCCGAGGAGGACAAAAAGAGGACCGTGCACCTCAACGGGGTTCAGCCCCAGGCGGGAGATGCTCGATCCTGCTCGTCGCGGGCGCAGTGCCAAGCCACCGAATGTAACGAACAGACCCTTCAGATAAACGTTTCGCCTATGGAGGAGAACCAGCCTTGCCAGACGGCCGTCGCGGTGAGCGAGGAATGCCAACAAATCGTGCCTCACACGGAAGTTGTGGACTTGAAAGCGCAGCTTCAGATGATGGAAAATTTGATCAGCTCTAGTCAGGAAACCATAAAAGTGTTGTTGGGTGTTATACAGGAGCTAGAGAAAGGAGAAGCTCACAGAGAAGGGTGAGTAGAAGCTTTTTACATGAGTATAAGCtgttttaaatgccttttctaACAAGTCCCGCCCTTGAACTCGCTAACGTAAACTTGCACCCGCTGCCGCGCGTTCCCCCGCAGCACACCAAGACGTTAGACCTGGTGCTTCTCACGCGGACCAAGTTTTGCTGCTTCAGAGGCGAGTCCTAGGGAAACCTGCCAGCGGTATTCGCAGATTTGGTATCTGCTTGTCCTAGGATGTTATTAAGGAGTTATTTAACGAAGGACCTATAATATCTCTTCTTGTACCTTTCCTAACGAGCGCAGAACAAGCTGCTCTCCAAACAGGATTAGCAAGGATGCTTTCACATCAGCAACTCGTAATAACTGTAATACCTCACACggcatgaaaagcagcagaaaaacctTAATTCTGTAAGAGACTTACCTTTTTAAGATTAAGGGATATTATTACAACTCTTAATATAATTCCATTAATGGCATATGAATCTTGTCTGTTTTACTTTCAccttctgaatttttaatgatatttctttcagaaggaAACTAAATGAAAACTTTGAATATCTAAGTCTTCCTTACAGCATTCACACTACTGTACACACGACAAACtcaagctgaaagaaaacaaaattttgtttATCCCTAACTTACATTACTTAAATCAACCTAGAGGGCATTACAAGTAATAGTTACAACCTTTAGTCTTTACCTAGACAGTTCAACCCGTC is a genomic window containing:
- the INSYN2A gene encoding inhibitory synaptic factor 2A isoform X4, with translation MVSKEPGKCLLTTSESEVEPAASLALEMKYALDPNRQIKKRNKALQVRFKDICEAQNEQRDKQLSTTQDPDKREAKPVSYKTAYRKYMTVPARRSIPNVTKSTGVQTSPDLKKCYQTFPLDRKKGNILKSASTVDTFKGQNNGFLIDVKDKDGGSSGEAVQWSKKAGSLQTAEFVSHVNERANTGSHDNGAEAWKSSDLHSSPEEPPPPPPPPLPNSADPAADRPPGRGRQAAGRPGGEEAAQPLHGRVFKTEVATVYLPAAGSNASQPDLPNLAAETDWSPCPTAEEDKKRTVHLNGVQPQAGDARSCSSRAQCQATECNEQTLQINVSPMEENQPCQTAVAVSEECQQIVPHTEVVDLKAQLQMMENLISSSQETIKVLLGVIQELEKGEAHREGTPRR
- the INSYN2A gene encoding inhibitory synaptic factor 2A isoform X1, with product MVSKEPGKCLLTTSESEVEPAASLALEMKYALDPNRQIKKRNKALQVRFKDICEAQNEQRDKQLSTTQDPDKREAKPVSYKTAYRKYMTVPARRSIPNVTKSTGVQTSPDLKKCYQTFPLDRKKGNILKSASTVDTFKGQNNGFLIDVKDKDGGSSGEAVQWSKKAGSLQTAEFVSHVNERANTGSHDNGAEAWKSSDLHSSPEEPPPPPPPPLPNSADPAADRPPGRGRQAAGRPGGEEAAQPLHGRVFKTEVATVYLPAAGSNASQPDLPNLAAETDWSPCPTAEEDKKRTVHLNGVQPQAGDARSCSSRAQCQATECNEQTLQINVSPMEENQPCQTAVAVSEECQQIVPHTEVVDLKAQLQMMENLISSSQETIKVLLGVIQELEKGEAHREGLSYRTGQDTANCDTCRNSACIIYSVELDFKQQEDKLQPVLRKLHPIEETQVAPLPYSQESYSSTPKQKSKTESKKHGRWKLWFL
- the INSYN2A gene encoding inhibitory synaptic factor 2A isoform X2, translated to MVSKEPGKCLLTTSESEVEPAASLALEMKYALDPNRQIKKRNKALQVRFKDICEAQNEQRDKQLSTTQDPDKREAKPVSYKTAYRKYMTVPARRSIPNVTKSTGVQTSPDLKKCYQTFPLDRKKGNILKSASTVDTFKGQNNGFLIDVKDKDGGSSGEAVQWSKKAGSLQTAEFVSHVNERANTGSHDNGAEAWKSSDLHSSPEEPPPPPPPPLPNSADPAADRPPGRGRQAAGRPGGEEAAQPLHGRVFKTEVATVYLPAAGSNASQPDLPNLAAETDWSPCPTAEEDKKRTVHLNGVQPQAGDARSCSSRAQCQATECNEQTLQINVSPMEENQPCQTAVAVSEECQQIVPHTEVVDLKAQLQMMENLISSSQETIKVLLGVIQELEKGEAHREGVELDFKQQEDKLQPVLRKLHPIEETQVAPLPYSQESYSSTPKQKSKTESKKHGRWKLWFL
- the INSYN2A gene encoding inhibitory synaptic factor 2A isoform X5; protein product: MVSKEPGKCLLTTSESEVEPAASLALEMKYALDPNRQIKKRNKALQVRFKDICEAQNEQRDKQLSTTQDPDKREAKPVSYKTAYRKYMTVPARRSIPNVTKSTGVQTSPDLKKCYQTFPLDRKKGNILKSASTVDTFKGQNNGFLIDVKDKDGGSSGEAVQWSKKAGSLQTAEFVSHVNERANTGSHDNGAEAWKSSDLHSSPEEPPPPPPPPLPNSADPAADRPPGRGRQAAGRPGGEEAAQPLHGRVFKTEVATVYLPAAGSNASQPDLPNLAAETDWSPCPTAEEDKKRTVHLNGVQPQAGDARSCSSRAQCQATECNEQTLQINVSPMEENQPCQTAVAVSEECQQIVPHTEVVDLKAQLQMMENLISSSQETIKVLLGVIQELEKGEAHREGK
- the INSYN2A gene encoding inhibitory synaptic factor 2A isoform X3 — translated: MVSKEPGKCLLTTSESEVEPAASLALEMKYALDPNRQIKKRNKALQVRFKDICEAQNEQRDKQLSTTQDPDKREAKPVSYKTAYRKYMTVPARRSIPNVTKSTGVQTSPDLKKCYQTFPLDRKKGNILKSASTVDTFKGQNNGFLIDVKDKDGGSSGEAVQWSKKAGSLQTAEFVSHVNERANTGSHDNGAEAWKSSDLHSSPEEPPPPPPPPLPNSADPAADRPPGRGRQAAGRPGGEEAAQPLHGRVFKTEVATVYLPAAGSNASQPDLPNLAAETDWSPCPTAEEDKKRTVHLNGVQPQAGDARSCSSRAQCQATECNEQTLQINVSPMEENQPCQTAVAVSEECQQIVPHTEVVDLKAQLQMMENLISSSQETIKVLLGVIQELEKGEAHREGSYFKSSPAIQLRKGDTANKGNNNLCCLTQSIYTHEPILSKRGEFLISQNEKRKLKRVY
- the INSYN2A gene encoding inhibitory synaptic factor 2A isoform X6, whose translation is MVSKEPGKCLLTTSESEVEPAASLALEMKYALDPNRQIKKRNKALQVRFKDICEAQNEQRDKQLSTTQDPDKREAKPVSYKTAYRKYMTVPARRSIPNVTKSTGVQTSPDLKKCYQTFPLDRKKGNILKSASTVDTFKGQNNGFLIDVKDKDGGSSGEAVQWSKKAGSLQTAEFVSHVNERANTGSHDNGAEAWKSSDLHSSPEEPPPPPPPPLPNSADPAADRPPGRGRQAAGRPGGEEAAQPLHGRVFKTEVATVYLPAAGSNASQPDLPNLAAETDWSPCPTAEEDKKRTVHLNGVQPQAGDARSCSSRAQCQATECNEQTLQINVSPMEENQPCQTAVAVSEECQQIVPHTEVVDLKAQLQMMENLISSSQETIKVLLGVIQELEKGEAHREGS